A genome region from Thermococcus onnurineus NA1 includes the following:
- the csm4 gene encoding type III-A CRISPR-associated RAMP protein Csm4: protein MPKFIAVKLIPKGPFRDIPRADTLFGAIGNAISAIHGQSAVEELVDAFVGGARISSAFPYSGDTYYLPKPLSVEPALEGILTGLDEEERYTTAKRLRKAKYLDLKNFELALRLRPFTIPEEIPYARVDVPRVVLDRVTQDSSIYFWEEIRFREKSGVYFLYSGPREVFDGYIAPAMRFLGDTGIGGKSTWGAGLFEVEFHEMKIDAPGSEYSVTLSNALPTKTPVLWRLLRKGGWSFGRRKPRMTFIAEGSIVKNDPGGMERLELGLSHEVYVYGLTFPLGVELPEGLE from the coding sequence ATGCCGAAGTTCATTGCAGTAAAGCTCATCCCGAAGGGGCCGTTTCGGGACATCCCAAGGGCTGACACACTGTTCGGAGCAATAGGAAACGCAATCTCAGCCATCCATGGACAATCGGCTGTCGAGGAACTTGTGGATGCCTTCGTGGGCGGTGCGAGGATAAGCTCCGCGTTCCCATATTCCGGAGACACCTACTACCTACCAAAGCCCCTGAGCGTTGAGCCGGCTCTGGAGGGAATTCTCACAGGGCTCGATGAGGAGGAGCGCTATACAACGGCGAAGAGGCTCAGAAAGGCAAAGTACCTAGACCTCAAAAACTTCGAGCTTGCACTCCGGCTGCGGCCCTTCACTATCCCAGAAGAAATTCCCTACGCCAGAGTGGACGTGCCCAGAGTTGTCCTTGACAGGGTTACACAGGATTCTTCGATATACTTCTGGGAGGAGATCAGGTTTAGAGAGAAGAGCGGAGTCTACTTCCTCTATTCAGGCCCGCGGGAGGTGTTCGATGGATATATAGCACCGGCCATGAGGTTCCTCGGCGACACGGGCATAGGTGGGAAATCGACCTGGGGGGCAGGGCTGTTTGAGGTCGAGTTCCACGAGATGAAAATAGACGCACCTGGAAGCGAGTACAGCGTTACCCTCTCGAATGCCCTCCCGACCAAAACCCCCGTGCTCTGGAGGCTCCTCAGGAAAGGCGGCTGGAGCTTCGGCAGGAGGAAGCCGCGGATGACGTTCATCGCAGAGGGCTCAATCGTGAAAAATGATCCGGGAGGGATGGAAAGGCTTGAGCTGGGTTTAAGCCATGAAGTTTACGTCTACGGTCTCACCTTCCCGCTGGGCGTTGAACTCCCGGAGGGTCTGGAATGA
- a CDS encoding biotin--[acetyl-CoA-carboxylase] ligase has product MSGLGSEIIGRKIIHFHEVDSTNEYAKLIALDEREGTVVVADRQTAGKGRKGRTWASPEGGLWMSVILKPKAEPKHLSKLVFIGALAVVDTLWKFGIEAGIKWPNDVWVNGRKICGVLTEGRIGEFVILGIGLNVNNDAPEELRKMATSMREFLGREVSLSEVFHALIRNLDHWYRLFLNGRYAEIISALKERSIVLGKEVKIIDDETELVGRAVDIDVDGALILETPKGRVRVLHGDVSLRFL; this is encoded by the coding sequence ATGTCGGGACTGGGGAGTGAAATTATCGGCCGTAAAATAATTCACTTCCACGAAGTGGATTCAACCAACGAGTACGCCAAGCTTATCGCTCTGGACGAGCGTGAGGGGACGGTGGTGGTGGCGGACAGACAGACCGCCGGAAAGGGGCGAAAAGGTCGCACCTGGGCCTCCCCGGAGGGAGGCCTCTGGATGAGTGTCATCCTGAAGCCTAAGGCTGAGCCCAAGCACCTTTCCAAGCTCGTCTTCATCGGAGCCTTGGCCGTTGTCGATACTCTCTGGAAATTTGGAATCGAAGCGGGTATAAAATGGCCCAACGACGTCTGGGTAAACGGGAGAAAAATCTGCGGGGTTCTTACTGAGGGAAGGATCGGGGAGTTCGTTATTCTCGGGATAGGCCTCAACGTGAACAACGACGCCCCTGAGGAGCTCAGGAAAATGGCGACCTCGATGAGAGAGTTCCTCGGCCGTGAGGTTTCTCTGTCAGAAGTCTTCCACGCCCTTATTAGGAATCTCGACCACTGGTACAGACTCTTTCTCAATGGACGATATGCTGAGATAATATCCGCGCTGAAGGAGAGGAGCATTGTCCTCGGGAAGGAAGTCAAGATAATCGACGATGAAACAGAACTCGTCGGCAGGGCTGTGGACATAGATGTGGACGGCGCGCTGATCCTCGAAACACCAAAGGGCAGAGTGCGGGTGCTCCATGGCGACGTTTCTCTCAGATTTCTCTAA
- the csx1 gene encoding CRISPR-associated CARF protein Csx1, whose translation MKLLVVSWGDFERWKETKYRFGGETSVGPSTLPILQKVIKPDWTVIVLSDTIGKDFSSVETLREDVRNRVMDFLDRIGAGREVDVIIAPGIGEFTHGSFRGSAMDAYYYVLHALSEIIPTKGDLEVHFDSTHGLNYVTLLTYRALKDLLGIAAVMNTVTFYAYNSDPFVPKITKELNINTIETTMVKPTPLSEPLPGFDEYLCPYSMERAEFVRLKGSLNTLKNLRKEKKKLEAWIGSLLFGLPLLFLEEFPDIGRLESYIEELAETWGGAIAVNAEEKAVTRRLAFGSGFGTLVKLLFQARITRGLLVEEPYSIEKLYSVSDRLFRGSTLQRVRVELGKIEDKAIKYARKGAFPRDIPLRDFLGFDAANREVSPRNVLAHAGLEANVVEVSMEAWEPKRPEEEAGRHTHLKYTPVGLKKVEDIVSRALKES comes from the coding sequence ATGAAGCTCCTCGTTGTCTCCTGGGGCGACTTTGAAAGATGGAAAGAGACCAAGTATCGCTTTGGGGGAGAGACCTCAGTAGGGCCCTCAACACTCCCGATACTTCAAAAGGTCATCAAACCGGACTGGACCGTCATAGTTCTCTCGGACACTATTGGGAAGGACTTCTCCTCGGTGGAGACTCTGAGAGAGGACGTGAGGAATAGGGTTATGGATTTCCTCGACAGGATAGGAGCCGGCAGAGAGGTAGACGTCATTATCGCCCCCGGGATAGGCGAATTCACCCACGGGAGCTTCAGGGGAAGTGCTATGGATGCCTACTACTACGTTCTCCACGCCCTCTCTGAGATAATCCCAACCAAAGGCGATCTCGAAGTCCACTTTGACTCGACGCACGGGCTCAACTACGTAACCCTGCTGACGTATAGGGCGCTCAAAGACCTCCTGGGCATCGCGGCGGTAATGAACACCGTCACCTTCTACGCCTACAACTCCGACCCGTTCGTTCCCAAAATAACGAAGGAGCTGAACATAAACACGATAGAAACGACGATGGTCAAACCAACCCCCCTATCTGAGCCTTTGCCCGGCTTTGATGAGTACCTGTGCCCGTACTCAATGGAAAGGGCCGAGTTCGTAAGGCTCAAGGGCTCTCTGAACACTTTAAAGAACCTGAGAAAGGAGAAGAAAAAGCTTGAGGCGTGGATTGGCTCTCTGCTCTTCGGGCTTCCCCTTCTTTTTCTGGAGGAGTTCCCCGACATTGGAAGGCTGGAATCATACATTGAGGAGCTCGCCGAAACGTGGGGGGGAGCGATAGCCGTTAACGCCGAAGAAAAGGCAGTAACACGAAGACTGGCCTTTGGCAGTGGCTTTGGAACGCTCGTCAAGCTCCTCTTCCAAGCGAGGATAACCAGGGGCCTGCTTGTCGAAGAACCCTACTCCATCGAGAAGCTTTACAGCGTCTCGGATAGGCTCTTCCGAGGAAGCACCCTGCAGAGGGTAAGAGTGGAGCTCGGTAAGATTGAGGATAAAGCAATAAAATACGCAAGGAAAGGGGCATTTCCGCGGGACATTCCCCTGCGGGATTTCCTTGGGTTTGACGCCGCCAACCGGGAGGTGAGTCCAAGGAACGTGCTCGCCCACGCCGGCCTCGAAGCGAACGTCGTCGAAGTATCGATGGAGGCCTGGGAGCCCAAACGGCCCGAGGAAGAGGCAGGAAGGCACACTCACCTGAAGTACACACCGGTGGGACTCAAAAAGGTGGAGGACATCGTAAGCAGGGCGCTGAAGGAGAGCTAA
- the cas10 gene encoding type III-A CRISPR-associated protein Cas10/Csm1, whose translation MEIDELTALGGLLHDIGKPVQRAGLYSGDHSTQGARFLRDLAENTGRAEYELLSLFSEFHHKGHMKNDELMIRRIKELSPERFGLTMEDVLNALWIVYEADNLASGEREEGQPQASRPLYSVFNPGKAYPWAELDFEKELPVPGDVFSIRSQDYRELVKRLWEELSKAKLRSDRLLPVLEKYLTFVSSVTSEGNIISLYDHMRMTSAIALAMLRAGCTAEDVRSGRCRKEKRFLLIEGDFSGIQDFIYRVSGKGTLKYLRARSAYLELIGWDVVLEILSRLGLTRANVVFNAGGHFMIIAQNTPDAVKELEEIRAKAVEWLYREFESDLYLAIEWEPVSGREFGREGGKNLFAEARKRLKHKLTVRKLKRFGEIKGLFEHGHTERLAECPVCGRELPEGKLEPSASDPETKVCPTCNRLVSLGGNLPKLLGFGRTAKNDAGVLVEGPFSGFVPYLQGGRPVGEQILVKNTLNPGEIPESAQFVPYFVADYFKKDPKGGVATFEELSMASTGTRRLGVMKGDVDRLGEFFSSMDSPSKLATASRFMDYFFKGYIGAIIEGKFGYIIGDVPSLRDWPEEPDIVVVYAGGDDFFIVGAWDQIFELAFRVRRAFNAYTGGKLTLSVGLGYFDERTPIYRMADVVSERLDTAKDEGRNRVFVVGRSRPLDGKHKLSYEWNHYEELWRTYAPRIYAGNGRLKGKLESKKGLLWKLLEIRELYVRDPNDVRWAYLTAYLLGRHGLSDLFPELVGIDTKAVERKEPQPVYWVDGVLKIVLMAVRR comes from the coding sequence ATGGAAATCGATGAACTGACCGCCTTGGGCGGGCTTCTCCATGACATAGGGAAGCCCGTGCAGCGGGCAGGTCTTTACTCCGGGGATCATTCCACACAGGGTGCGAGGTTCCTCAGGGACTTAGCTGAGAACACCGGAAGGGCGGAATACGAGCTTCTCTCCCTTTTCTCCGAGTTCCATCACAAAGGGCACATGAAAAACGATGAACTGATGATAAGGAGAATAAAAGAGCTTTCCCCCGAGCGTTTTGGCCTCACGATGGAAGATGTCCTCAACGCCCTCTGGATAGTGTACGAGGCCGACAACCTGGCATCGGGCGAGAGGGAAGAGGGGCAGCCGCAGGCGTCGAGACCGCTGTACTCAGTGTTCAATCCAGGAAAAGCCTATCCCTGGGCGGAGCTGGACTTCGAGAAAGAACTTCCAGTCCCTGGGGACGTCTTTTCCATCAGGTCCCAGGACTATAGGGAGCTTGTCAAGAGACTCTGGGAAGAACTTTCCAAGGCCAAGCTTAGGAGCGACAGACTCTTGCCGGTTCTCGAAAAGTACCTGACCTTCGTCAGCTCCGTGACGAGCGAGGGGAACATCATCTCGCTGTATGACCACATGAGAATGACCTCGGCAATAGCCCTCGCGATGCTCCGCGCCGGGTGCACCGCCGAGGACGTTAGGTCTGGGAGATGCAGGAAAGAGAAACGCTTCCTCCTCATTGAGGGGGACTTTTCCGGAATACAGGACTTCATCTACCGCGTGAGCGGAAAGGGAACCCTCAAGTACCTCCGCGCGAGGAGTGCATACCTCGAACTCATCGGCTGGGACGTCGTGCTTGAGATACTCTCAAGGCTGGGCCTCACAAGGGCCAACGTGGTCTTCAACGCCGGCGGCCACTTCATGATAATCGCCCAGAACACCCCCGATGCCGTAAAGGAGCTGGAAGAGATAAGGGCGAAGGCCGTAGAGTGGCTTTATCGCGAATTTGAGAGTGACCTATACCTTGCCATAGAATGGGAGCCTGTTTCCGGCAGGGAGTTTGGAAGAGAAGGTGGGAAAAACCTCTTTGCGGAGGCCAGAAAAAGGCTCAAGCACAAGCTCACTGTGAGAAAGCTCAAGCGCTTCGGCGAGATAAAGGGCCTCTTCGAGCACGGGCACACCGAAAGGCTAGCGGAGTGTCCCGTATGCGGCCGAGAGCTTCCTGAGGGAAAACTCGAACCTTCTGCCTCTGACCCCGAGACCAAAGTATGTCCCACGTGCAACAGGCTCGTCAGCCTCGGGGGTAACCTTCCAAAGCTGCTCGGATTTGGGCGGACCGCCAAAAACGACGCTGGAGTCCTCGTTGAGGGGCCGTTCTCGGGCTTCGTCCCCTACCTTCAGGGAGGCAGGCCCGTCGGAGAACAAATTCTGGTTAAGAACACGCTCAACCCCGGTGAAATCCCCGAAAGTGCCCAGTTCGTCCCGTATTTCGTGGCGGACTACTTCAAGAAAGACCCTAAGGGCGGAGTCGCGACGTTTGAAGAGCTTTCAATGGCGTCAACCGGTACGAGAAGGCTTGGCGTTATGAAGGGCGATGTGGACAGGCTTGGGGAGTTCTTCAGCTCAATGGACAGCCCGTCGAAGCTCGCAACGGCGTCGAGATTCATGGACTACTTCTTCAAGGGCTACATCGGGGCGATAATTGAAGGAAAGTTCGGCTACATCATAGGAGACGTCCCCTCTCTGAGGGACTGGCCGGAGGAACCTGATATTGTCGTCGTCTATGCCGGCGGCGACGACTTCTTCATCGTTGGGGCGTGGGACCAGATATTCGAGCTCGCATTCAGGGTGCGTAGGGCGTTCAATGCCTACACCGGCGGAAAGCTGACGCTCTCGGTTGGCCTCGGCTACTTCGACGAGCGCACGCCGATATACAGGATGGCGGATGTTGTAAGTGAAAGGCTTGACACGGCCAAAGATGAAGGCAGGAACAGGGTCTTCGTTGTCGGGAGGAGCAGGCCGCTTGATGGGAAGCACAAGCTATCCTACGAGTGGAACCATTACGAGGAACTCTGGAGAACCTATGCCCCGAGGATATACGCCGGAAACGGAAGGCTGAAAGGAAAGCTGGAGTCCAAGAAGGGTCTTCTCTGGAAGCTCCTTGAAATAAGAGAGCTTTACGTCAGAGACCCGAACGACGTCCGCTGGGCTTACTTGACCGCATACCTGCTCGGAAGGCACGGTCTCTCTGATCTGTTCCCGGAGCTGGTTGGCATAGACACAAAGGCCGTCGAGAGGAAAGAACCCCAGCCGGTTTACTGGGTTGATGGGGTTTTGAAAATCGTGCTCATGGCGGTTAGGAGGTGA
- a CDS encoding dicarboxylate/amino acid:cation symporter → MGRGILRTYLEIPVLYKILAGLVLGVIFGMLLPEYSAALKPLGDLFVRLLKMLVMPIILFSLIVGAASINPSRLGRVGVKIILYYLATSAFAVFFGLLMGNLFKPGTGIELGTGSGKAIEAEAPSLVQTLLNIVPTNPFAALSSGQVLPTIFFAIVFGIAISYLMNSEDERIRSSAETLFRVMDAAAEAMYKIVAGVMQYAPIGVFALIYYVIGQFGPNVAGPLVKVVVAVYLGLILQILLVYGVLLKVFGIDPFKFLKKAKDAMITAFVTRSSSGTLPVTMRVAEEEMGVDKGIFSFTLPLGATINMDGTALYQGVTVLFVANAIGQPLTLEQQLVVILTAVLASIGTAGVPGAGAIMLAMVLQSVGLELVEGSPVALAYAMILGIDAILDMGRTMVNVTGDLAGTTIVAKTEGEMDSSKWTS, encoded by the coding sequence ATGGGAAGGGGGATATTGAGAACATATCTTGAAATTCCTGTGCTTTACAAGATCCTCGCTGGGCTCGTGCTGGGTGTTATCTTCGGTATGCTGCTTCCAGAGTATTCAGCAGCCCTAAAGCCGCTCGGAGACCTATTTGTGAGACTCCTGAAGATGCTAGTGATGCCCATAATACTGTTCTCACTGATAGTTGGCGCCGCCAGTATCAATCCATCGCGGCTCGGAAGGGTTGGCGTCAAGATAATCCTCTATTACCTGGCCACATCGGCATTCGCAGTGTTCTTTGGCCTGCTGATGGGCAACCTCTTCAAGCCAGGAACTGGAATCGAGCTCGGAACAGGCTCTGGAAAGGCTATAGAGGCAGAGGCTCCGTCACTCGTCCAGACGCTCCTCAACATCGTTCCGACCAACCCCTTCGCAGCCCTTTCAAGTGGCCAGGTTCTGCCTACGATATTCTTCGCCATAGTCTTTGGAATAGCCATCAGCTACCTCATGAACAGTGAAGATGAAAGGATCAGAAGCTCAGCTGAGACGCTCTTCAGAGTTATGGATGCCGCCGCCGAGGCGATGTACAAGATAGTCGCCGGTGTCATGCAGTACGCTCCAATAGGTGTCTTTGCCCTGATTTACTACGTCATCGGCCAGTTCGGCCCGAACGTCGCCGGACCACTCGTCAAGGTTGTCGTAGCGGTTTATCTTGGCCTCATCCTCCAGATACTCTTGGTCTACGGCGTCCTGCTCAAGGTCTTCGGCATCGACCCGTTTAAGTTCCTTAAGAAGGCAAAGGACGCTATGATTACTGCCTTTGTTACTAGGAGCTCCAGCGGAACTTTACCCGTCACAATGCGCGTTGCCGAGGAGGAGATGGGCGTTGACAAGGGCATATTCTCCTTCACCCTGCCCCTTGGCGCGACGATAAACATGGACGGAACTGCGCTCTACCAGGGTGTCACGGTGCTCTTCGTTGCGAACGCAATAGGCCAGCCGCTGACACTTGAGCAGCAGCTCGTGGTCATCCTCACGGCTGTACTTGCCTCGATTGGAACCGCTGGCGTTCCGGGTGCGGGGGCTATAATGCTGGCCATGGTGCTCCAGAGCGTTGGCCTCGAACTCGTGGAGGGAAGTCCTGTAGCTTTGGCTTATGCCATGATACTCGGAATCGACGCAATACTTGACATGGGCAGAACTATGGTAAACGTCACCGGCGATCTGGCTGGAACCACCATAGTCGCCAAGACCGAAGGCGAAATGGACTCTTCCAAGTGGACGAGCTGA
- the csm5 gene encoding type III-A CRISPR-associated RAMP protein Csm5, with translation MTERTLKVLSPLHIGTGNELTPVDIYPRENIIHVLDTERLVNDLMNLGVELNEILALLKNPPGDAYIWKGYIEEFHLDPSDYSIYTLKIHGKIGRKSMQIKEFIKLNGRPYIPGSSLKGAIRTAVLYKALKECGDARAVMRVVSKVNGDVARDIGRSEDVLDYYMSFLSRARIDRKRADDLLEAIVFGMEPDRRSKIRYEPKRDPMKALIVRDSKPVGRKHLAVYHVEVIGNPQPIPIWVEAIEPGAATDVEIHVDTEALRLNADYFNGLLWECLKERGEPGEVFEDFLWEAVDEFYTAVMKYETIEVQKFGRYTSQVRSFYASLEDHSGHVLRLGWGSGWLAMTIGLLLVEKGYKWENVRKKLGLGKKPGGSGFSREFPKTRRLADGMPMGWVVLE, from the coding sequence ATGACCGAGCGAACACTCAAAGTTCTCTCGCCACTTCATATCGGAACCGGGAACGAGCTGACGCCGGTGGACATCTACCCTCGGGAAAACATCATCCATGTCCTTGACACTGAGAGGCTCGTGAACGACCTCATGAACCTTGGGGTGGAGCTGAACGAGATACTCGCCCTGCTCAAGAATCCTCCCGGGGACGCATACATCTGGAAGGGTTATATCGAGGAGTTCCACCTCGATCCCTCGGACTATTCCATATACACCCTAAAAATCCATGGAAAGATTGGGAGAAAGAGCATGCAGATAAAGGAATTCATCAAGCTCAACGGAAGGCCCTACATTCCGGGCTCGTCCCTCAAGGGGGCGATAAGAACCGCGGTGCTTTACAAAGCCCTAAAGGAGTGCGGCGATGCCCGGGCGGTCATGAGGGTCGTCTCAAAGGTAAACGGTGATGTTGCGAGAGACATTGGACGGAGTGAGGACGTGCTCGACTACTACATGAGCTTCCTTTCAAGGGCCAGGATAGACAGAAAACGCGCTGACGATCTGCTCGAAGCCATAGTCTTCGGGATGGAGCCTGATAGACGGTCTAAGATCCGTTACGAACCGAAGCGCGACCCGATGAAAGCGCTCATCGTTCGGGACAGCAAACCAGTAGGCCGAAAGCACCTGGCGGTCTACCACGTTGAGGTCATCGGCAATCCGCAACCCATACCGATATGGGTCGAAGCCATTGAACCTGGAGCGGCTACGGACGTCGAGATACATGTGGACACCGAGGCCCTCAGGCTTAACGCCGACTACTTCAACGGTCTCCTCTGGGAGTGCCTTAAAGAGAGAGGAGAACCGGGGGAGGTCTTCGAAGACTTCCTGTGGGAGGCCGTCGACGAGTTCTACACTGCGGTAATGAAATACGAGACCATAGAGGTTCAAAAGTTTGGGAGGTACACCTCTCAGGTCCGGTCGTTCTACGCCTCCCTGGAAGATCACTCGGGGCACGTTTTGAGGCTTGGATGGGGGAGCGGTTGGCTGGCGATGACGATAGGACTGCTCCTTGTTGAGAAGGGCTACAAGTGGGAGAATGTGAGGAAAAAACTCGGACTCGGAAAGAAGCCCGGTGGGAGTGGTTTCTCAAGGGAGTTCCCCAAGACCAGGAGGCTGGCCGACGGAATGCCCATGGGGTGGGTGGTGCTGGAATGA
- a CDS encoding alanyl-tRNA editing protein has product MTRKLYYEDAYLKEAKAKVLEIREGALLLDQTIFYPTGGGQPHDRGTINGVEVLDVYKDDAGNVWHAVAEPGKFKPGDEVELKIDWDYRYKLMRIHSAMHLLEHVLNEVLGEGNWELYGSGMSAEKGRYDILYPENVNQYKEKIIELFNKYVDEGGEMKIWWEGETRYTQIRDFEVIPCGGTHVKDIKEIGHLKKLKRSSLGKGKQRLEIWLED; this is encoded by the coding sequence ATGACGAGGAAGCTCTACTATGAGGACGCCTACCTTAAGGAAGCAAAAGCGAAGGTTCTTGAGATTAGGGAGGGTGCACTCCTCCTTGACCAGACGATTTTCTACCCTACCGGCGGCGGTCAGCCCCACGACAGGGGGACGATAAACGGCGTCGAAGTTCTGGACGTCTATAAGGACGATGCTGGAAACGTCTGGCACGCCGTTGCTGAGCCGGGGAAGTTCAAGCCAGGTGACGAGGTCGAGCTCAAAATAGACTGGGACTACAGGTACAAGCTCATGCGCATCCACTCGGCCATGCACCTCCTCGAGCACGTCCTCAATGAGGTTCTTGGGGAAGGCAACTGGGAGCTCTATGGCAGTGGGATGAGCGCTGAGAAAGGTAGGTACGACATCCTCTATCCGGAAAACGTTAACCAGTACAAGGAGAAGATCATAGAGCTGTTCAACAAATACGTCGACGAAGGCGGCGAGATGAAGATATGGTGGGAAGGAGAGACGAGATACACTCAGATAAGGGACTTCGAGGTCATCCCTTGTGGCGGAACGCACGTGAAGGACATAAAGGAGATAGGACACCTCAAGAAGCTCAAGCGCTCCAGCCTCGGAAAGGGCAAGCAGAGGCTTGAGATCTGGCTTGAGGACTGA
- the csm3 gene encoding type III-A CRISPR-associated RAMP protein Csm3 → MDRRFYGKIVIKGKIKAVTGLHIGSQRDISEIGGIDNPVIKDPHTGLPYIPGSSLKGRLRSLFEILVNSRLGEWREKYPSLANYSPGSCRPDNQENCGKFFNRKINRGWIHVCPDYETALACPVCRLFGASGKESNFPSRIIVRDAFLTKEWEEKWRAGEAITEAKIEVGIDRVTSQANPRTNERVVAGAEFEFEIIYNVENTTHWRDDIKNLLTAMALLEDSYLGGSGSRGYGKVKFIFDSFEFRPLDYYRTGKDEDIVSIDAREKSVSDILSGFDSLFSEVEGKLEAG, encoded by the coding sequence ATGGACAGGCGGTTTTACGGCAAGATTGTAATTAAGGGCAAGATAAAGGCCGTTACCGGACTCCACATAGGTTCACAGAGGGACATCTCGGAGATCGGCGGTATAGACAACCCTGTTATAAAAGACCCCCACACCGGACTGCCATACATCCCGGGCTCGTCCCTCAAGGGCAGGTTAAGGTCTCTCTTTGAAATCCTTGTCAACTCCAGACTGGGCGAATGGAGGGAGAAATATCCGTCACTGGCGAATTACTCACCCGGTAGCTGCAGGCCAGATAACCAGGAGAACTGCGGCAAGTTCTTCAACAGAAAGATAAACAGGGGATGGATACACGTCTGTCCTGACTACGAGACTGCCCTCGCATGTCCAGTGTGCAGACTCTTTGGTGCCAGCGGTAAAGAGAGCAACTTCCCATCGAGGATCATCGTCAGGGACGCGTTCCTCACCAAGGAGTGGGAGGAGAAGTGGCGCGCTGGAGAGGCAATAACCGAGGCGAAGATTGAGGTCGGCATAGACCGCGTTACATCCCAGGCGAACCCCAGAACCAACGAGCGCGTCGTCGCCGGCGCGGAATTCGAGTTCGAGATAATCTACAACGTGGAGAACACCACACACTGGAGGGACGACATCAAGAACCTCCTAACTGCCATGGCACTCCTCGAAGACAGCTATCTCGGCGGTTCCGGTTCGAGAGGCTACGGAAAAGTGAAGTTCATCTTTGATAGCTTTGAGTTCAGGCCTCTGGACTACTACAGGACGGGCAAAGATGAGGACATCGTTTCAATTGACGCCAGGGAGAAGTCAGTTAGTGATATACTCAGCGGATTTGATTCCCTCTTCTCGGAGGTGGAGGGCAAGCTGGAGGCAGGGTGA
- the fba gene encoding class I fructose-bisphosphate aldolase has translation MDAYQSIGIRRRMKRFFRRNGRTLIFAMDHGFEHGPTDFEEHWEHVNPKIIIRKVMRAGVDGVMMLPGLARFAGDEVKPDRGLMIKLTSKTNLRPKDEQLLQSQLGYVGDAVKLGADAIAATVYWGSPQEDVMMRQFAEIASYAHDMGFPVVQFAYPRGPYINKKYGKKEDYRVVMYGARAAVESGADMIKTYWTGSKETFAKVVDAAAGVPVLLSGGAKTENPVDFLRVVYDVIEAGGAGAVVGRNIFQRENPEPLIKALIRVIHRNEEPEEAAKAEGLL, from the coding sequence ATGGATGCATACCAGAGTATTGGAATTAGAAGAAGAATGAAAAGGTTCTTCCGCAGAAACGGAAGGACGCTCATATTTGCGATGGACCACGGCTTCGAGCACGGACCGACAGATTTTGAGGAGCACTGGGAGCACGTGAACCCGAAGATAATCATTAGAAAGGTTATGCGCGCCGGTGTTGACGGCGTCATGATGCTCCCCGGCCTCGCCAGGTTCGCCGGCGACGAAGTGAAGCCTGACAGAGGATTGATGATAAAGCTCACCAGCAAGACCAACCTCAGACCAAAAGATGAGCAGCTCCTCCAGAGCCAGCTCGGCTACGTTGGGGATGCCGTCAAACTCGGCGCCGACGCCATAGCGGCGACTGTTTACTGGGGCAGCCCGCAGGAGGACGTTATGATGCGCCAGTTCGCCGAGATAGCGAGCTACGCCCACGACATGGGCTTCCCGGTTGTGCAGTTCGCCTATCCGCGCGGCCCGTACATCAACAAGAAGTACGGCAAAAAGGAGGACTACCGTGTTGTTATGTACGGCGCGAGGGCGGCCGTTGAGAGCGGTGCGGATATGATAAAGACCTACTGGACTGGCTCGAAGGAGACCTTTGCCAAGGTAGTCGATGCCGCAGCGGGAGTCCCAGTCCTTCTGAGCGGCGGCGCTAAGACGGAGAACCCAGTTGACTTCCTCAGGGTGGTTTACGACGTCATCGAAGCTGGAGGGGCCGGTGCCGTAGTTGGCAGAAACATCTTCCAGCGCGAGAACCCAGAGCCTCTAATCAAGGCCCTTATCAGGGTCATTCACCGCAATGAAGAGCCGGAAGAGGCTGCCAAGGCTGAGGGGCTTCTCTGA
- the csm2 gene encoding type III-A CRISPR-associated protein Csm2 has translation MAYHQKHGGYGRGGYGRQDRPQVDASRLFGESPDVVGIKKMLEGKGKQWEAIQPYFDNVVREAKNFLEWSPNKRLANAVTVAAYLTSQGLKTNQVRKILDMARTTELKVKRGEGDIKDDLVKMRYLLAYTVGKATGQSKYSLDAFHRILDPMLEVLMGSPKKENFEKFYDFLQAVVAYHKFFGGGD, from the coding sequence GTGGCATACCATCAGAAGCATGGTGGATATGGGAGGGGCGGATACGGGAGGCAGGACCGCCCCCAGGTCGATGCTTCCAGACTATTCGGGGAAAGTCCCGACGTTGTCGGGATTAAGAAGATGTTAGAGGGCAAAGGGAAACAGTGGGAGGCCATACAGCCGTATTTTGACAATGTGGTTAGGGAGGCTAAGAACTTCCTAGAGTGGAGTCCAAACAAGAGGCTGGCCAACGCCGTAACGGTTGCGGCGTACCTGACGTCGCAGGGCCTGAAGACCAACCAGGTAAGAAAGATCCTCGACATGGCCCGAACCACGGAACTCAAGGTTAAGAGGGGTGAGGGGGACATAAAGGACGACCTGGTAAAGATGCGTTATCTCCTGGCCTACACCGTTGGAAAGGCCACGGGACAATCAAAGTATTCGCTGGACGCTTTTCACCGCATTCTCGACCCGATGCTTGAGGTTTTGATGGGCAGTCCCAAAAAGGAGAACTTTGAAAAGTTTTACGACTTCCTTCAGGCTGTTGTTGCCTATCACAAGTTCTTCGGAGGCGGTGACTGA